A genomic segment from Glycine soja cultivar W05 chromosome 18, ASM419377v2, whole genome shotgun sequence encodes:
- the LOC114394635 gene encoding spermidine hydroxycinnamoyl transferase-like — protein MVTIVGSYNVTPNQPTPKDPSWLSDSDQIGVLGHVANVYIYEANPNSNTIERLRNSLSKLLVYYYPFAGRFSLTKSGRIEVDCNAKGVTLIEAKTSHTLDDYGDFSPSKLTEELVPDIDYTPPIEEIPLLLLQFTRFHCGKGLAIGVVISHPMTDATGLTQFMNRWAKLARGEELNPNEIPFLDRTLLKFPHQPSSQRVDQPELKPVLQLEQKKNARWSGALLKLKSSQVERLKKKANDEPSREGARPYSRFESIAAHIWRCASKARAESGENSNSNHPTIVRFSVNFRNRLLTPPIPENYLGNALARTMTPKCYEGDIISKPLGYAAQKIREAVNAVTGEYVKSQLSVGLGQEQVDHIRAFFMGQGHGTKPAYARDHNILLTSWMNMPVYEADFGWGKPMQFTLAHVFQQVDRVGIFPSPDGDGVVVYLNFETAQLQLLKKLFYADMYVSSL, from the coding sequence ATGGTAACCATTGTGGGTTCTTACAATGTCACTCCTAATCAACCAACTCCAAAGGATCCTTCATGGCTATCCGATAGTGACCAAATCGGTGTCCTAGGTCATGTAGCCAATGTCTACATATACGAAGCAAATCCCAACAGCAACACCATTGAGAGATTGAGGAACTCTCTTAGCAAGCTTTTGGTGTACTACTATCCATTCGCTGGCAGATTCAGCTTGACAAAAAGTGGTCGCATAGAAGTGGATTGTAACGCAAAGGGAGTGACATTGATTGAAGCTAAAACCTCACACACACTTGATGATTATGGAGACTTTTCACCTTCAAAGTTGACCGAGGAACTTGTTCCAGATATTGATTATACTCCACCCATAGAGGAGATTCCCCTATTACTACTTCAATTCACAAGGTTCCATTGTGGTAAAGGCCTTGCCATTGGAGTTGTTATCTCTCACCCTATGACTGATGCAACCGGCCTCACTCAGTTCATGAATAGATGGGCAAAGCTGGCTCGAGgagaagaactaaaccctaatgAAATTCCTTTTCTCGATCGAACACTACTCAAATTTCCACACCAGCCATCATCACAACGCGTTGATCAACCAGAGTTGAAGCCTGTACTACAATTAGAGCAAAAGAAGAATGCAAGATGGAGCGGTGCATTGTTAAAACTCAAGTCAAGCCAAGTGGAGAGGCTAAAGAAGAAGGCTAATGATGAACCTTCAAGAGAAGGGGCAAGACCTTATAGCAGATTTGAATCTATTGCTGCTCATATATGGAGATGTGCATCTAAGGCTCGTGCTGAATCTGGTGAGAATTCCAATTCAAACCACCCAACTATAGTTCGGTTTAGTGTTAATTTTCGCAATAGGTTACTGACTCCACCAATCCCTGAGAATTATCTTGGGAATGCTTTGGCAAGAACAATGACACCTAAATGTTATGAGGGAGATATCATATCAAAGCCATTAGGTTATGCTGCTCAAAAGATAAGGGAAGCAGTTAACGCGGTTACGGGTGAGTATGTAAAGTCACAATTAAGTGTTGGTTTAGGGCAAGAGCAAGTGGATCACATTAGGGCTTTTTTCATGGGACAAGGACACGGTACAAAACCGGCGTATGCTAGGGATCATAACATTCTCCTCACAAGCTGGATGAACATGCCAGTGTATGAAGCTGATTTTGGTTGGGGAAAGCCTATGCAATTCACTTTAGCACATGTGTTTCAACAAGTTGATAGGGTAGGGATTTTTCCAAGCCCAGATGGAGACGGTGTTGTTGTCTACCTTAATTTCGAGACAGCACAATTGCAACTTTTGAAGAAGTTGTTCTACGCGGATATGTATGTATCCTCATTATAG